DNA from Neovison vison isolate M4711 chromosome 12, ASM_NN_V1, whole genome shotgun sequence:
gggtccaGCACAGGCGTCCAGAGGAAGACAAAGATGAAGATAACACTCTCGAAAAGGGCCTGTATGGTACCTAGCAGCAGCACGCGGCGGTCCGACAGGAGGCAGCGGAGGCCTCCAGCACAAGTCCTTGAAAAGGCACGCTGCCGATCATAGTTCTCTCCCCAGTTATGAAGGGCCAAGGCCCCAGCCAGAGCCAAGAGAGGGATGGCGGCCACGAAGGGCGCTACTGGCCCCAGTCCCATCCAGCAGGTCACAGCTTCAGCTGCCACACCTGCTACTACAGCCAGCACATGGTTCCAGAAGGCAGCTCGGGCAAAGGTAGCTGGGATCCACTCAGCTGGGAAGTCATGACGCTCCATGTGTTCGTGGATGTACCAGGCCTCAAAGGCCGAGAAGAGCAGGGCCGTAGACAGCCCACCCAGTGCTCGGCCCATCAGCAGCACAAAGTAATCCCAGGAGAGTTTGGTTAAGCAGCACAGAGAGTAAGTGAGGGAGAAGAGGACACAAGACTTCTTGCGACCCAGCCAATCCACAAGGGAGGAGGCCACCAGTCCAAAAAGGACTGTGGAGGCAAGGCCACAGACATAGAGGATGGCAATCTGACCCTCCAGGAAGTGGTAATGCTGATAGAGTTTATAGAGGTAGGGGGCCTGGAGCCAGTCAGCCGCCAGGGCCAGGAAGTAGACCTGATAGAAGTCCAGTTGAAACCGAAGGAAGGAGGGGTTGCTGCAGGCCCTTCCAGGGGGCTTTGCCCGGCATCTTGACAGTTCCAACCCCAGGCAGGAGGCCAGGAGGACCACAAAAGCAAGATAGGCGGTCACCAGCATGGCGGGCCCCCGGACGACCTAGAGAAGGAAGGGGGGCTCGTAATCACATCCATTGCCCAAGTAGCACGTGTCAAGGGTCTGGGTGTCTAAGCAGAAGTCagcttcacccacccaccccctcaaCTGCATTTCCCCACCCCTCAACTCCACTCCCCTAGAGCTCAGACCGGAGGGACCAgtcgggtgggtgggaggagtggCCCGCCAGAGTAGGTCTCCTAGGAcactgtggggcagggaggggtaaGAGGAGAGCGGAGAAGATTGAGTATTCGCCCCACCCTTGCCTGGCATAGCGAAGAGTGAGTCCCTCTAATACACTAATCCCATAATCCCTGCTCCACAAATTAAGGGGTGCTGTCCTCTTCCACTACACCTTTTGCATACTTCTATTACCCCCAATCTCTCTGGAGAGCTCGTTTTTGGCCTCAAAGTCTTTCCATTTGTCGAGGGCATCCCTCCCGCCCGCGCAGGCCTCCTGAGTTGCTTCAGGGTCACGCGCGTGCATCTCGGATTCCCGCTCCTCCGGGTCATAGGCATCCCCCGGCGCCCCCTAGCCCCAGCCCAGCGCCGCCACACCTGCTCGCACCTCGCCCAGACCCCGTCTCACCTGCTGCCCCGGTTTGCGGGGACGCCCCGGACACGTCCGGCTCCAGGCCGCCCGGCCGCCCTACCCACTCTACCTCCGGCTCCTACTCGGGTTCGGGTTCCAGCAGCGCGCCCGCCCCTCACAGCCTGCTTCCGGGAGCCGGGTAGGCCTCTGGCCGCCGCCATGATGGCCCCGTCACGTGACGGGGTGAGGCGTTTAAGCTCCGCCCCTTCTCCGCCCCGTAGCTCCCAAGACTGGCCCCCAAGTAGCCGAGCCTGCGGTAAACTGGCCTCGTCCGCTGCCTTCCCGGGACACCCGCTCCTTCGACTCCCGGGTACCTGCGGGGCTGCCCCGAAATAAAgacccattttctctctctccctccgcaaCAGAGAGAATGCCCGCAGTCCCGCAGACTCGTTGGCTGGAGCATCCGAAGGAACACCGCTGCCCTAAGCCAAGCCGGCTCCGCggttttcctcctctctcactgtagTGATCTTCAGGCCCGACGTCAGGATGGCCCAGACACCTGAGGGAGGCAGTGTGGTGTTAAGGACTTGGACTCCCGGCATGAGGACGGGCTGAGGCTCAAATCCCACCCCTGCCACTTACCACGGCGTGGCCTTGGACAAGCCACACGACTTCTTCGACTTCCTCATGTCCCAGTTCCTTTGCCTGCTGTCACAGGAGAGCAGTGCCCAAgtaaaaaagtctaaaaaaggggcgcctgggtggctcagcgggttaagcctctgccttccgctgggctcatgatcccagggtcctgggatggagcccgcatggggctctctgctcagcaaggggcctgtccccgccccccccactctgcctacttgtggtctctctctgtcaaataaataaataaaatctttaaaaaaaaaaaaaaggctaataaaGTTCAGCCCTGTTCCTGAATGCCCACTTTTACCACCACCAGCTGTGTTACCTTGGAGAGGTTATTTTCCCTGTACTCCAGCCTTAGTAGTATCTCCAATGGCTTTCCATCTCACTAAGCATAAAAGCCAAAGTCTTTATAATAACCTACAAAACCCTCTGTCCCCTGTTCCTCCGCTACTTCTCTGACCTGATCTACAGTTCTGCCTCCAGACTCTCTACTCCATCTGTATTGGCTATCTCCCAGCCCTTTGCATACTGCGCCTTgaaaggtttcatttcttttccaaataCCCACAACAGTTttctgttcaaatgtcaccttctcagagaggccttcctcgGCCATCCTGTTTAAAACAGCAGCAGCACCACCTCCACTAGTTATTTCCCTACTGTCCTTCTAGCCTCTATTCCCTTTGCTGCATCTTCTCCATAGTACTTAACACCATCTGGCAcactatatattttacttacGTACTATCTCTTCTCCCtacagatttttatctatttgttcaCTTGTATTCCCAGTACTTAAAACAGTATTTGGGGGGCACTGCATGGCTCACTTAGTTGGaaggcacctgactcttgatggGGGAAGGCAGATACCAGCCCCATGATGGgtgcagagatttaaaaaataataataataataaagttattgGTAAGTAAAAatcatgcaataaatatttgatgaataaatgagtaaggGAATCCATATAAATTAGTCTAAAAAGCGCTGGCCCATATTAGCTGGTAACACTCATCAAACAGTTACTTATATGCATCTAAACTCTGTTTTAAGATTTCCTGGGCCATCTGCTATAGATTAATTATGTCCTATCACAACAACCCataaggtaggtactattatcctTGATAGTTGGAAAGCTTAGATAATAGGCCCAGAATCTCATGGTAAGAGGCAGAGTTAGAACTGGGACCCAGATCTTTCCAGTTCCACATTCATGTGGTTTCTGAGAAGATCAAATGAGTTCACTCATTTGCACAGGTGATATACTATACTAAGACTTGGAGGGTAGAGGTGGGAGAGCCTGGGATTATATTTTGAGaaatagtttgttgttgtttttttgaaagtaagctccacgcccagtgtggagcccaacacggggcttggactcatgacactgagatcaagagtccaatgcttaacagATTGAATCACTCCAAGAAATACTTTCTTATGACAAAGTAAACAGCCAAGATTTATATCCTGCAAGTTCTAGAGTGCCTTTATTCCTAACTGGCAAATCCTACAGAGTAGAAAGGAATAGTCATTCCCATGCATTCGTCTAGAAACACAAAGACTCAAAAACCATTTCCCCAAGGTCATTCAGTGAGTGAGAACATAGGGTGGAGGTCATCCTGAATGAAGGCAGAAGTGGAACAGGACGGCTTTACATTCCTGGCTTTCTGTTCTCCAGGAGGGAGGCCAGTTTTCCCCCATTGCTGAGCTACATTTTGCTCAGAAGCACCTGGCAGAGAGAGACTTACAGCTAGATTAcattattttggattatttttgcACATTGTGGGACCTATTAAAAATCATTTAGTCTTAAGTCTCCCCTGTCCCCTCAGAACTGAGAAGCAGAGCTGGGAAAGGTCCTAACATGAGAAATATGCCAGCAGAGGACTAGAGGGAATAAAAACCATCCTGTGAGCATAGCCCATTTCTAGGACATGTTTCTagtagagagaaaggagggcTGAGGTCTGTGTATTGAGGAGTTCTGGTTTTCAAGGAAGGTAGGAGGATGCTCTGGGAAAACTAGGAACCCTGCTCACCAGAAGAGCATCATTAaaacttttattatgaaaatgttcAAACATACACAAAGGTAGAGAGTATAGTTCTATGAACCTCTATATGGTTAAttcaataatattaattttttcactttgttccttcttctcccttctttctgtccttttttatttGCCAAAATATCTAAAAGTAAGTGAATCCAGATAAATGAGTCTAAAAAGTGCCGGCCCATATTAGCTGGTAACACTCATCCAACAGTTAAATCTGTTCACTTCACTCATACCTCAACATGTATCTCCAGGAAATAAGGCCCTTTCCTTGCATAACCTAACTCCAAAGCCATTTTACATCTAACAAAATCAATACTGATTTCTTGGCATTGTAAATATACAATCCATAATTAAAAGACTCCAACTCTAAAATGGTCTTTTTACTGTTGGGTTGTCCAAATCAGGAACCAAACAGTGTCCATGTGTTCCATATAATAGttgtccttttattattattattatttattattattatctctccCCCCCCAGCCATTCAGTAGTTGAAGAAGTTGGGTCAGATTTCATTGAAAAGATTCCACATTCTGGATGTGACTTCTCACTTCTTCGTTGTGTCATTTAAGTTGTTCCTCCATCCCTGATATTTCCTGTTGAATGGAAGTTAGTTCTAGAGGTTTGATATGAATCACattcagtttttttgtgtgtttgttcctttgtttggcAAGAGTCTTTCACGGGTGGTGCTGAGGGCTTCAGATTACATCACATCTGGAGTTAGACGGTGGGTGGTTGTGCCCCTTTTAGTGATGGTAAGACCTATCAGTGGAGTCGGGTGGTGACAGATTGATTCTTCCATTATAAAGCTCCCCATCAACTGTCACCTTTGGTTTCATCCATTCATAATTCTTGCTTTGATCCATTATTTCATTAAGGGTTGcaaaatgatttttctaattccatatttcttttatattagcTGGAATTCTTTAGTAAATGAGAAGTTTTCTCCACCACTTGGAACTATTTGGCTACCCTGAAATATAGTTTATATAGGACAGGCAGCGTaaatgcttcattctttttttttcccccaaagacttttataaaagtaacctctatacctaatgtgggacttgaacctacaaccccaagatcaagagttgcatactccacAGACTAAGTGGGCCAGGTGTCCCCAGTTCTTCTCCTTTATGATTGCTGATTTTCAGAATAAGAAGTtggaagaaggggcacctgggtggctcagttgttaagcagctgcctttggctcaggtcatgatcccagggttctgggatggagccctgcatcaggctccctgctcagtaggaagcttgcttctctctctcccactcccctgcttgtgttccctctcttgctgtgtctctctctgtcagataaataaaatcttttaaaaaaataaggtgaaagaagcatcatttttaaaaagtttgagcTTAAAGCTGAGTAGGGATAGATTGCCTGGATCATggatgggaaaagaaaggacTATTCTGGTAGCTGTGTCCAGCCCTTACCCACACCTGTGCTTGGGACATGTGTGGGACAGACAGACATTGGAGGATTCACTGTCCTGGACCTCATGCAGCAATGAGAGAGGCATGACGCAGGCACGGTGTGTAGGTACCTGTAGGACCtagggagagagaaggcaaatatggagaggcagaaaaagagataagaagtaaaaaaaaaaaaaaggggcgcctgagtggctcagtgggttaagcctctgccttcagctcaggtcatgatcctagtgtccccggatcaagctccacattgggctctctgctcagcagggggcctgtttcccccactccctgttcctctctacctgcctctctaactCTCTgccttgtggtctctctgtcaaataaataaaatcttttttaaaaaaggaagtaaaaaacaaaacaaaacaaaacaaaaaacagctagACCcggaagacagggagggagacaaggacAGAAAGGGAAATAGAAGTGAAAGACATGGAGAATGAAATGTACCAGAAGCAGAATAGGATAGAAAAACAGAGCGGGGCATTCAACTCTTGACTTCGGCATCCTGAGTTGGGCgagacagggaagggggaaagaaaaagacatatatGTTAAGTAAACTTTAAATTAGAtggagaagggtgcctgggtggctcagtcggttaagcatctgctttcagctcaggtcatgatcccagggtcctgggactgagtcacacatcaggctccttgttcagcagggagcctggttttccctctccctctgcctgccactttccctgcttgtgctctctctctctgtcaaattaaaaaaaaatctttaaaattaatgaattaattagatggggaaatggagagcgAAATAGAGGGATAGAGAACGGGGAAAACTGATGTAGAGACAAAGTTAGGTGAAAGCAGAATGGCCCAGtgacagaaagaaggaagtagaAATGGAGGGAGTGATATAGACAGACAGAGGAAAGGTAAACAGAAGGCTAAACAGAgatagaaaggaaagaacaaagggtCCCAGAAAAGGAGGCTGAGAAAGAGAATACTGAAacgaaataaaatcttttttaaaatttttatttatttgacagagagagagcgagcgagcgcgtGAGCACAAccatggggagtggcagagggagagggagaagctgactcttcactgagccggaagccccacatggggcttgatcctaggaccctgggatcatgaccagagccaaaggcagaggcttaaccgactgagccacccaggtgccctgtgaaacaaaataaaatcttaaaaataagggggggtcacttgggtggctcagtcagttgagcctctgccttcagctaaggtcatgatcccagggtcctgggatcaagccccgtgtcaggctccctgctcagcagagagtctgcttcttcctctccctttgcctgctgttaCCCatccttgtgctctctgtcaaaaaaataaatcttaaaaaaaaaaaagaacactgaaacAGACTAGTGTCAGAGGACTTGAGGAATGTGGAGAGGAGCTTAGGGGCTCTCAGGTTAGGGCCCAGGCCTGCGGCAGATACCTCTTGGTTGCTTCTCCAAACTCCCATCCGCacccccagggacctgggattctGACTAGCTATGTGGATGGGATCACTGGGAGCCTGAGTCCAGGGTTCCCAGCTTCCCTTATCCCATGCCAGATGAGCATGGATGTAGCAGATGCGATTATTGATGGAGGATTGAGGTCAAGAGACTGCGTGAGTACTCAAAGATTTGAAAGACAAGACATCCAGGCAGAGAATGCCAGGTTCCTAGAAGCAAAGTACCAAGAAGGATGTCATGAGATCCAAGGGGAGGGAAGAGCCAGGAACCCTCTGCTCAGCATTCTCTTCTGGTCCTAGAGCCATTGACCTTCTTTGCCCCATTCACGGTGGGAGGTAAGGGATCCAGAGACTTTTGCGTCAGTCAGGGAGATGGGCGGAGGTCCAGGGGGCAAGAAGTGTCCCCTGGACCAAGAATCCCCTCCTGCCTCTGGAGGAGGAATGCACCTTATCCACAAAAACTACAGAGACAATGAGCCAAGAAGGATCTCCAGCAGAGGTTGACTAGAGGAAGAGAACAGCCAACTTGCTCACCTTCAGTGGCCACGACGGAAGCTCTGGGAAGCACGATTTCCATTCCAGAAGTGGCAGAAGAGGATGTTCTGGAACCAGGGGAGCATACCCAGAAACTAACATCAAAGTGGATGCACCGCTCTCAGGTACTGAGCGGGGTCTCTGAGCAGccttctgcctctacctgcctgGGTGAAGGTGTTTAGCTGATCCCTATCCTCACTCCAGAACGTCTGCCTCCGCCCAGAGGAAGCAGTTGGCCAAAGGGCTCCAGGAGCCTGAAAATCTCTCAAGGCGGGCAATAGCCCAGCTAGACTATCAGACAGTGCCTCTGAGAGCTGCGTTGTCCCCTGAAGCAGCGGCCAGTGGAGCCTGGAGGAGCCCCTCGGCCACAGCCACAGTTGTCACTGCAGCCCAGGCAGGAGCTGGGACAGGCTGCTTGGCCTTTGGAGCAAGGGTAATTTGGGCAAGGTGAGCCGTGGCCGCAAGTCAAGTGCGGACCAGTGCACAGGCTGCAGGAGCTGTATGGACAATTcaagggagggcaggcagggcagggagagcaggagcaagTACAGGGTGGGCCTGGGAGGCTTGGACagaaggggcagggggctgcATAGGAGGGATAGGCGGTGCAGGAGCAGGTG
Protein-coding regions in this window:
- the LOC122891287 gene encoding sperm mitochondrial-associated cysteine-rich protein-like, whose amino-acid sequence is MDFSLGLRLGPRNKKPTHQQPPPPSGHGPPAAASPCLSCPPSACFCPCPSCPPPTCSCTAYPSYAAPCPFCPSLPGPPCTCSCSPCPACPPLNCPYSSCSLCTGPHLTCGHGSPCPNYPCSKGQAACPSSCLGCSDNCGCGRGAPPGSTGRCFRGQRSSQRHCLIV
- the MFSD5 gene encoding molybdate-anion transporter; the protein is MLVTAYLAFVVLLASCLGLELSRCRAKPPGRACSNPSFLRFQLDFYQVYFLALAADWLQAPYLYKLYQHYHFLEGQIAILYVCGLASTVLFGLVASSLVDWLGRKKSCVLFSLTYSLCCLTKLSWDYFVLLMGRALGGLSTALLFSAFEAWYIHEHMERHDFPAEWIPATFARAAFWNHVLAVVAGVAAEAVTCWMGLGPVAPFVAAIPLLALAGALALHNWGENYDRQRAFSRTCAGGLRCLLSDRRVLLLGTIQALFESVIFIFVFLWTPVLDPHGAPLGIVFSSFMAASLLGSSLYRIATSKRYHLQPMHLLSLAVLIVVFSLFMLTFSTSPGQESPVESFIAFLLIELACGLYFPSMSFLRRKVIPETEQAGVLNWFRVPLHLLACLGLLVLHDSDHKTGTRNMFSICSAVMVMALLAVVGLFTVVRHNAELRVPSPTGEPYAPEL